A part of Myxococcales bacterium genomic DNA contains:
- a CDS encoding insulinase family protein: MKKNMIKIFVALIIFSLTGCKSIPVNPRLAKEREQLLKEEQWRHQLPLEEKAVVAPVFPTVKKAKLKNGLSIYVVEDHRLPIAEVNLVFKNGSARDPIGQFGLQNLVSLMLKEGTKKLSSLGLAEAFAQLGTQVSVGVGKDFSQISVGILSDKMKETVKLLASMAQNPRMEQSDFDRVKFQQLNFITASQAMPNYVAQVSFLNTAYGKNHPYAHPSKGTIDSLNQITLDQVKQAYTQNFGPDNAALIVVGDADLASIKKMAKKNFSKWKKINYRTLEIAAPAAHKEMTTNLIARPHTPQTYLLVGKPVATMKDQDLPSYSLLQQILASIPSSRLDSNLREKKGWTYGVASSVNPFQGLGPFFVTTSIRVPFGADALGEILKEFEMLNTTPVSDEELKAAKVSQLDSFASRYSTVQKISDIVSEQFLYDLPTDYDEKYYEKIKAVTKEDIMTVAKKAFNKEQLTAVAVGELEVMQVPLANMKVGKVIVEGEQEHSSN, translated from the coding sequence ATGAAGAAAAATATGATCAAAATTTTTGTAGCTTTAATTATTTTTTCTTTGACAGGATGTAAATCTATCCCAGTCAATCCTCGATTGGCTAAAGAGCGAGAGCAGTTGCTCAAAGAAGAACAATGGCGTCATCAATTGCCTCTAGAAGAAAAAGCAGTTGTTGCTCCGGTATTTCCTACAGTAAAAAAAGCGAAGCTAAAAAATGGCTTATCTATCTATGTGGTGGAAGATCATCGTCTGCCTATAGCCGAAGTAAATCTAGTGTTCAAAAATGGTTCTGCTCGAGATCCAATAGGGCAATTTGGTTTGCAAAACTTAGTGAGTCTCATGCTTAAAGAAGGCACCAAAAAATTGAGTTCTCTAGGGTTAGCCGAAGCTTTTGCTCAGTTAGGTACTCAAGTGAGTGTAGGAGTTGGCAAAGATTTTTCTCAGATCTCTGTGGGAATATTAAGTGATAAGATGAAAGAAACAGTCAAACTTCTTGCATCCATGGCGCAAAATCCTCGCATGGAGCAAAGTGATTTTGATCGCGTAAAATTTCAGCAGCTCAATTTCATTACCGCAAGTCAAGCAATGCCTAACTACGTCGCTCAAGTGAGTTTTTTAAACACTGCTTATGGGAAAAATCATCCTTACGCTCATCCAAGCAAAGGTACTATTGACTCGCTTAATCAGATCACGCTCGATCAGGTAAAGCAAGCTTATACTCAAAATTTTGGACCGGATAATGCGGCACTCATTGTTGTTGGCGATGCAGATTTAGCGAGCATAAAAAAAATGGCCAAAAAGAATTTCTCTAAATGGAAAAAAATAAATTATCGCACATTGGAAATTGCTGCGCCTGCCGCACACAAAGAAATGACTACCAATCTTATTGCACGCCCTCATACGCCTCAAACTTATTTGTTGGTGGGGAAACCCGTGGCAACAATGAAAGATCAAGATTTACCATCCTATTCTTTGTTGCAGCAAATCTTGGCTAGTATTCCATCCAGCAGACTTGATAGCAATTTACGAGAAAAGAAAGGATGGACTTATGGGGTTGCAAGTTCAGTGAATCCATTTCAAGGCTTAGGGCCATTTTTTGTCACTACTAGTATTCGAGTTCCCTTTGGGGCTGATGCTTTGGGAGAGATTCTTAAAGAATTTGAGATGTTAAATACTACACCAGTGAGCGATGAAGAACTCAAAGCGGCAAAAGTAAGCCAGCTTGACTCATTTGCTAGTCGCTATTCGACGGTGCAAAAAATTTCGGACATAGTATCTGAGCAGTTTCTTTATGATTTACCTACAGACTATGACGAAAAATATTATGAAAAAATTAAAGCCGTTACTAAAGAAGACATCATGACCGTGGCCAAAAAAGCATTTAATAAGGAGCAGCTGACTGCTGTTGCGGTAGGAGAGCTAGAAGTAATGCAAGTTCCTTTGGCAAACATGAAAGTGGGTAAAGTGATTGTCGAAGGCGAACAAGAGCACAGCAGTAACTAG
- a CDS encoding zf-TFIIB domain-containing protein, which yields MKKSKNLEEEYFVNESASSRHKLQHEKIKKNKKAHDEELKALHYMKCPKCGHDLETKRISYVDVDQCSSCGVIVLEPDNVERFIAEERSVLKSLIDFFK from the coding sequence ATGAAAAAATCAAAAAACTTAGAAGAAGAATATTTTGTCAATGAAAGCGCGAGCTCAAGGCACAAGCTTCAACATGAAAAAATCAAAAAAAATAAAAAAGCTCATGATGAAGAGCTCAAAGCCTTGCACTATATGAAATGCCCAAAGTGTGGTCACGATTTAGAAACTAAGCGCATCAGCTATGTGGATGTCGATCAATGCAGTAGTTGTGGGGTGATTGTACTGGAGCCAGACAATGTAGAGCGCTTTATAGCTGAAGAACGATCAGTTCTTAAGTCATTGATTGATTTTTTTAAGTAA
- a CDS encoding 30S ribosomal protein S18, translated as MSENTALSRGKRRLADFFIQNKTEVDYKNVDVLRRFISPEGKILPSRRSGLVAINQRKLTKAVKRARAAGLLPFRNAEV; from the coding sequence ATGTCGGAAAATACTGCATTATCACGCGGCAAAAGACGCTTAGCGGATTTTTTTATTCAGAATAAAACTGAAGTCGACTACAAAAATGTCGACGTTCTACGTCGCTTTATTTCGCCAGAAGGCAAGATTTTGCCGTCTCGTCGTTCTGGACTCGTAGCGATCAATCAGCGCAAGCTAACAAAGGCTGTTAAACGAGCTCGAGCTGCAGGTCTGTTGCCTTTCAGAAATGCTGAAGTTTAA
- a CDS encoding ferrous iron transport protein A: MEEKPLKSIPLGSCVQITRCLSPLRSDVYRLLEMGLCRGARVTVLQNDRLIGAIELALNNSRLCIANDLANQFLTITAQQS; the protein is encoded by the coding sequence GTGGAAGAAAAACCGCTTAAAAGTATTCCGCTTGGCAGCTGTGTACAAATCACTCGCTGTCTGTCTCCCTTGCGTTCCGACGTTTACCGTCTCCTAGAGATGGGCCTGTGCCGAGGTGCGCGGGTTACCGTACTACAAAATGATCGTCTTATTGGAGCAATTGAGTTGGCACTCAACAACAGTCGTTTGTGTATTGCAAATGATCTGGCCAATCAATTTTTAACGATAACCGCACAACAAAGTTAA
- a CDS encoding TfoX/Sxy family protein, translating to MNKKIWKKSPQDLQEIFYSSMEEFPSVELRKMFGYPCAFLNGNMMTGLHEENFAIRLPSLERQKALDSKQGNIFAPMKGRIMKEYLALSKNIIDDKKKLHAWLLKSFDYTNSLPKKEKKS from the coding sequence ATGAACAAAAAAATATGGAAAAAATCCCCACAAGATTTACAGGAAATTTTTTACTCATCGATGGAGGAATTTCCTTCCGTAGAGCTTAGAAAAATGTTTGGTTATCCCTGCGCTTTTTTAAATGGAAATATGATGACAGGGCTTCATGAAGAAAATTTTGCAATTCGTCTTCCAAGTTTGGAGAGACAAAAAGCGCTGGATAGCAAACAAGGAAATATTTTTGCACCTATGAAAGGCCGTATTATGAAAGAATATCTTGCGCTATCAAAAAATATCATTGACGATAAGAAAAAATTGCATGCATGGCTTTTAAAATCTTTTGACTATACAAACTCTTTGCCCAAAAAAGAAAAAAAATCTTGA
- a CDS encoding tetratricopeptide repeat protein — protein MKIRFLALFSLFLCNACQRKAALGPAADTMSNVAPPPMGASVYNDELKKEVALFDNVVNHRLDQRQLRRVVKGLMDGDQKLFSKDSKDADLVKLFLSLPELIRSLDTLSDNRKLWLKAKLLFLRRRFVEAAMYMSEVLKNEPDFIEARNWRARAIFFLGNPDLAVSELKKIVDESPKDSEAKMDALYLIGAIIYEANDLDKKRISIGIEAWQNYLAQKKSQPELKNELEASIADLKLRLEGQKNVVEIRDPFSPHKQNSPQKNEILKAFQEQKLLLCEELANQFLAKNYDVDVSIVKARTYFITDRLDEAVGLFEQIVQKKADYAPAFHYRGMAFMMKGNIEEAIASWKKTCELDPHYAKAHNLEQRIAVAQNMTGQIKIPTH, from the coding sequence ATGAAAATAAGATTTTTGGCGCTTTTTTCGCTTTTCCTGTGCAATGCTTGCCAGCGTAAGGCAGCTTTGGGGCCGGCTGCTGATACTATGTCTAATGTTGCGCCACCGCCCATGGGAGCCAGTGTTTACAATGATGAGCTTAAGAAAGAGGTGGCTTTATTTGATAATGTGGTAAACCACCGTCTCGATCAAAGACAGCTAAGAAGAGTGGTCAAAGGTCTAATGGATGGTGATCAAAAACTTTTTTCCAAAGACTCAAAAGATGCTGATCTTGTTAAGCTTTTTTTAAGTCTTCCAGAGTTGATACGATCTTTAGATACACTGAGTGATAATCGGAAACTGTGGCTAAAGGCGAAGTTGCTTTTTCTTAGAAGGCGCTTTGTTGAAGCAGCTATGTACATGAGTGAAGTCCTAAAGAATGAGCCTGATTTTATAGAGGCTCGTAATTGGCGCGCTCGGGCTATATTTTTTTTGGGAAACCCGGATTTAGCAGTAAGCGAGCTTAAAAAAATTGTTGATGAAAGCCCTAAGGATTCTGAAGCCAAAATGGATGCGCTTTATTTGATTGGGGCCATAATATACGAAGCAAATGACCTTGATAAAAAGCGTATTAGTATTGGTATTGAGGCATGGCAAAATTATTTAGCTCAAAAAAAATCACAGCCAGAACTAAAAAATGAACTAGAGGCGAGTATTGCTGATTTGAAGTTGCGCCTGGAAGGTCAAAAAAATGTTGTTGAAATTCGCGATCCTTTTTCGCCTCATAAACAAAATAGCCCTCAAAAAAATGAAATTCTAAAAGCTTTTCAAGAACAAAAATTGCTGCTTTGTGAAGAGTTAGCTAATCAATTTTTGGCAAAAAATTATGATGTCGATGTGTCTATCGTAAAAGCTCGTACCTATTTTATAACCGATAGGCTTGATGAGGCTGTGGGTCTTTTCGAACAGATAGTGCAAAAAAAAGCTGACTATGCCCCTGCGTTCCATTATCGGGGAATGGCATTTATGATGAAGGGTAATATTGAAGAAGCTATCGCCAGTTGGAAAAAAACCTGCGAACTCGATCCTCACTATGCTAAGGCGCACAATCTAGAGCAGCGGATTGCTGTAGCTCAAAACATGACCGGCCAAATAAAAATTCCAACGCATTAA
- a CDS encoding insulinase family protein translates to MLDGVGGAFAINASTSFDRTNYYETVPKNRLELALSLEASRMTFLTIDQERLDEQREVVRREREQRYETSPYGLANLTLWQKIFPQSNPYHGYVIGSHKDLEAATLDDVKSFYDRYYGPSNATLAIVGDFDEVEVKALVAKYFATLPKTKRASTPIIPQVKIERQEIIRVDEKLGQLPLLRMQWITPSIFKNGDADLDIASIIIGKGENALLKKALTRDKSLANQVSVYQHSMGQTSVFTIDVLLNPGVDENQVIEEIDRVIAQVTAGNIEKNDIERSRNSIMTNYYFDLQELGGGSGKTELLQTYNHYTNDPSYMQKDLARYKAVTAQTLSATVKRCLKPNQRKILIAAPENIHVAQRN, encoded by the coding sequence TTGCTTGATGGAGTTGGTGGGGCATTTGCTATCAATGCTTCTACCAGTTTTGATAGAACCAACTACTACGAGACAGTGCCGAAAAATCGCTTAGAATTAGCCCTTTCCCTAGAAGCAAGTCGAATGACTTTTTTGACTATTGATCAAGAAAGGCTTGATGAACAGCGTGAAGTTGTAAGAAGAGAACGAGAACAACGTTATGAGACTTCACCTTATGGTTTGGCAAACCTAACGCTGTGGCAAAAAATATTTCCCCAAAGCAATCCTTATCATGGCTATGTGATCGGCTCTCACAAAGATTTAGAGGCGGCAACTTTGGATGATGTGAAAAGTTTCTATGACCGGTATTATGGCCCAAGCAATGCCACTTTGGCGATAGTTGGTGATTTTGATGAAGTAGAAGTCAAAGCTTTGGTTGCTAAATATTTTGCAACCTTGCCCAAAACAAAACGAGCATCTACTCCCATAATTCCGCAAGTAAAGATTGAACGTCAAGAGATCATACGGGTGGATGAAAAGCTTGGTCAATTGCCGCTTTTGCGTATGCAATGGATAACACCATCTATTTTTAAAAACGGCGATGCTGATCTTGATATTGCATCTATTATTATCGGCAAAGGTGAAAATGCCCTGCTTAAAAAAGCTCTCACCAGAGATAAATCTTTGGCTAATCAGGTTTCGGTCTATCAACACTCAATGGGGCAAACATCAGTTTTTACCATTGATGTATTGCTCAACCCAGGAGTGGATGAAAATCAAGTTATCGAGGAAATAGATCGGGTGATTGCACAAGTCACAGCTGGTAATATTGAAAAAAATGATATTGAACGCAGCAGAAATTCTATTATGACTAACTATTATTTTGATCTGCAGGAGTTGGGAGGAGGCTCTGGTAAAACAGAACTTTTACAAACTTATAATCACTACACCAATGATCCAAGTTACATGCAAAAAGATTTAGCTCGATATAAAGCAGTGACTGCTCAAACTTTGAGTGCAACTGTTAAGCGCTGTCTCAAACCCAATCAACGAAAAATACTTATTGCCGCCCCAGAAAATATTCATGTAGCTCAAAGGAATTAG
- a CDS encoding PhoH family protein: MKKTFILDTNVLLHDPQALFNFGNNDIVIPIYAVEEIDNFKKELSELGQNARQVSRILDELRNIGSLAKGVKLESGGTLKVATSSRSLPEELASERSADNRILAVAFDAQELLKGKQEVVFITQDTNLRIRSDALGIRSENFEPEPTKIDELYTGYREIEIEKEKIDQFYSANTLSLDNSQLLKNQFAILKNNSNPSHSALSRLSPSDNILRPIIKHNQEVWGISPRNKEQVFALDLLLDDSIQLVTLVGKAGTGKTLLAIAAGLHLVADERRFQRLLVSRPIFPLGRDLGYLPGTVEEKLNPWMQPIFDNVEFIMGRSHFSRQQHKRSYQELIELDLLQIEPLTYIRGRSIASQFMIIDEAQNLTPHEVKTIVSRAGEGTKIILTGDPYQIDHPYVDSTNNGLVHVVNRFKNQGIFGHVRLKKGERSKLAEAAANLL, encoded by the coding sequence ATGAAAAAAACCTTTATCCTGGATACTAACGTGTTATTGCATGATCCGCAGGCACTATTTAATTTCGGTAATAATGATATCGTTATCCCGATCTATGCTGTGGAAGAAATTGATAATTTTAAAAAAGAGCTTTCAGAATTAGGGCAAAATGCTCGCCAAGTAAGCCGTATTCTCGATGAGCTTAGAAACATTGGCTCTCTGGCCAAAGGTGTCAAGTTAGAATCTGGCGGTACATTAAAGGTTGCCACTTCTAGCCGTTCTCTTCCCGAGGAATTAGCCTCAGAACGCAGCGCTGATAACCGTATTCTAGCTGTTGCATTCGATGCCCAAGAACTTCTCAAAGGCAAACAAGAAGTCGTATTTATTACTCAAGATACCAACCTACGTATCCGTTCTGATGCGCTTGGTATTCGTTCAGAAAATTTTGAACCTGAACCAACAAAAATTGACGAGCTCTATACCGGCTACAGAGAAATTGAAATCGAAAAGGAAAAAATCGATCAATTCTACAGCGCAAATACGCTCTCGCTCGACAATTCGCAGCTACTGAAAAACCAGTTTGCTATCCTAAAAAATAACAGCAATCCTTCGCATTCAGCATTATCTCGCCTTTCTCCAAGCGATAACATCCTACGCCCAATTATTAAGCATAACCAAGAAGTTTGGGGCATTAGTCCGCGAAACAAAGAACAGGTGTTTGCACTCGATCTTTTGCTCGATGATTCAATTCAGCTCGTCACTTTGGTAGGAAAGGCGGGTACAGGAAAAACACTTCTCGCTATCGCTGCAGGGCTTCACTTGGTGGCGGATGAAAGAAGATTTCAGCGTTTATTGGTTAGCCGTCCCATTTTTCCGCTGGGTCGTGACTTAGGCTATTTGCCGGGAACAGTCGAGGAAAAACTCAACCCTTGGATGCAACCTATTTTTGATAATGTAGAATTCATTATGGGACGTTCACACTTTTCACGCCAACAACATAAACGAAGTTATCAAGAACTTATCGAGTTGGATCTTTTACAAATAGAGCCCCTCACTTATATCAGAGGCCGTTCTATCGCATCTCAATTTATGATTATTGATGAGGCTCAAAACCTCACTCCTCACGAAGTTAAAACTATTGTCTCCCGCGCTGGTGAAGGCACAAAAATAATCCTCACCGGTGACCCTTACCAAATTGATCACCCTTATGTCGACTCCACCAATAATGGCCTAGTACATGTTGTTAACCGCTTTAAAAATCAAGGAATTTTTGGACATGTACGCTTGAAAAAAGGAGAGCGCTCCAAGCTTGCCGAAGCAGCAGCAAATTTACTTTAA
- a CDS encoding histidinol-phosphatase, protein MRGFMNELLDASSEVISHYFHTRNYQVEIKANNTPVTLADKESEKIMRKLIEDRYPDHGIIGEEYGSKNPNAEYVWVLDPVDGTIAFIHGVPLFVTLIALLKNGQPILGAINQPVAKLRCEGDNTHAWLNNEPTQMRIPKDISQTTMLSTDMLKVGRLHNKAGFEDLLEKVKLFRTWGDGFGYLVLASGKADIMVDAQMAPWDILPVIPVVRGAGAKITTFTGGDPVIGTSAVCAHPSIFDQVHTILNRSS, encoded by the coding sequence ATGCGCGGTTTTATGAATGAACTTTTAGATGCTTCAAGCGAAGTTATCAGCCACTATTTTCATACACGAAATTATCAAGTTGAGATAAAAGCAAATAACACTCCGGTTACTCTGGCCGATAAAGAATCAGAAAAAATTATGCGAAAGCTCATTGAAGATCGCTACCCTGATCATGGGATTATCGGTGAAGAATACGGCAGCAAAAATCCCAATGCCGAATATGTTTGGGTACTCGATCCGGTAGATGGAACCATTGCCTTCATTCATGGAGTTCCGCTTTTTGTCACCCTAATCGCACTTCTCAAAAATGGGCAGCCAATTTTAGGTGCAATTAACCAACCTGTGGCAAAACTTCGGTGCGAGGGAGATAATACGCATGCATGGCTCAATAATGAACCCACCCAAATGAGAATCCCAAAAGATATTTCTCAAACAACAATGCTAAGCACAGACATGCTCAAGGTGGGACGCCTGCACAATAAAGCTGGCTTCGAAGATCTTTTAGAAAAAGTTAAACTCTTTAGAACGTGGGGCGATGGATTTGGTTACCTTGTGCTGGCCAGCGGTAAAGCAGACATCATGGTTGATGCGCAAATGGCACCGTGGGATATTTTACCAGTTATTCCCGTTGTAAGAGGTGCCGGAGCAAAAATCACAACTTTCACGGGCGGCGATCCCGTGATTGGAACCTCCGCCGTCTGCGCTCATCCAAGTATTTTTGACCAGGTGCACACTATTTTGAATCGCAGTTCTTAA
- a CDS encoding insulinase family protein, whose protein sequence is MAVSVWYNVGSVNEQPHRTGFAHLFEHLMFEGTAHFG, encoded by the coding sequence GTGGCTGTTAGTGTTTGGTACAACGTTGGCTCAGTCAATGAACAACCTCATCGCACAGGATTTGCTCACCTTTTTGAGCACCTTATGTTTGAGGGAACGGCACATTTTGGCTAA
- the feoB gene encoding ferrous iron transport protein B, with protein MTGPVLLIGNPNSGKSTLFNALTGLHTKVANYPGITVEAKLGKITRLNGEQVDIIDLPGTYSLIPASEEEELSVKALMGDIQSLKDRSLIVMVIDATELRRGLYLYSQLIELGFKTIIALTMIDQKPELKKTQSLNVLKKSVCSYVVPVSSFDQKSITHLKTTIDGVLSGSLTPQIKKQPLLFKSLSQELIDKLAQSPKNLERFPQHIKNNPDLIRNHNIVLYRLAKCARLGRNEKDLSHLHLTAHNRSELDALLASIPEQRFQRIDTWIKDIKTGVNDIRRTSDRIDKFLLHPVLGSAFLLVLFVSLLQALFTIAQPLGDGLESGLGYMSNLINNLLPAGSMIQSLVIDGVFAGVSSILSFLPLIALLFFFLALLEDSGYLARATYLLDASLKKVGLCGRSLVPMLSSFACAVPAIMATRTIGNRKERLITIMVTPFLTCSARLPVFGLIVGALFSTYPPFFGFLNRGALIFLAMYALGIIASLFSAYVLSKIIKSSHKQGLSIELPPYRMPQLSSLIKRVVERIHLFVRDVGSVILASTILIWALFHFEPHHPPLPENSVAELSTTKVKFENSYAGLIGKTMEPLVTPMGLDWQVSIGILASFLAREVFVSTMAVVYGLQNEEDNNLKNAFKKNITPLSGFCLLVFFTLSMQCISTLATTHRETGSLVWTLLQFLLMTGSAYLLALLSYAIGNLF; from the coding sequence ATGACCGGCCCTGTACTTTTGATTGGCAACCCCAACTCTGGCAAATCAACCTTATTCAATGCGCTGACCGGACTTCACACTAAAGTCGCAAATTACCCAGGTATAACTGTAGAAGCAAAGCTTGGAAAGATCACACGACTTAACGGAGAACAGGTAGATATTATTGATTTACCAGGAACTTACAGTTTGATACCAGCATCAGAAGAAGAAGAGCTGAGCGTCAAAGCTTTGATGGGGGATATTCAAAGTCTCAAAGATCGAAGCCTTATCGTGATGGTCATTGATGCTACTGAGCTTAGACGCGGACTCTATCTGTATTCGCAGCTTATTGAGCTTGGTTTTAAAACAATCATAGCGCTGACTATGATTGATCAAAAACCAGAACTTAAAAAAACTCAATCTCTCAATGTTTTAAAAAAATCCGTTTGCTCCTATGTCGTGCCGGTTTCATCATTTGATCAAAAGAGTATCACACACCTGAAAACAACCATTGATGGAGTTCTTTCAGGTTCCCTCACACCTCAAATTAAAAAACAACCTCTGCTATTTAAAAGCCTTTCGCAGGAATTGATCGATAAACTTGCGCAATCTCCAAAAAACCTTGAGCGATTCCCCCAGCACATCAAAAATAATCCAGACTTGATTCGCAATCACAATATTGTTCTTTATCGACTTGCAAAATGCGCTCGACTTGGCCGCAACGAAAAAGATCTTTCCCATCTACATCTGACAGCACATAACAGGAGCGAGCTCGATGCCTTACTTGCAAGCATCCCTGAACAACGTTTTCAAAGAATCGATACCTGGATCAAAGACATTAAAACCGGTGTCAACGATATCCGGCGAACATCTGATAGAATCGACAAATTTTTACTGCATCCTGTACTAGGATCCGCTTTTTTGCTTGTGCTGTTCGTTAGCTTACTGCAAGCGTTATTCACTATTGCGCAACCTTTGGGTGATGGACTCGAAAGCGGTCTTGGCTATATGAGCAACCTTATAAACAACCTTCTTCCTGCAGGCTCAATGATCCAGTCTTTAGTGATTGATGGTGTCTTTGCCGGAGTGAGCAGTATTTTATCTTTTCTCCCCTTAATAGCCCTCCTTTTCTTCTTTTTAGCCCTGTTGGAAGACAGCGGTTATTTGGCAAGAGCAACCTACTTGCTTGATGCCTCTTTAAAAAAAGTGGGATTATGCGGACGCTCTCTTGTTCCTATGTTGAGCAGTTTTGCCTGCGCGGTTCCCGCCATCATGGCTACTCGTACTATCGGTAATCGCAAAGAACGTCTCATAACTATCATGGTTACCCCATTCCTTACCTGTTCGGCCCGCCTGCCTGTTTTTGGCTTAATTGTAGGTGCATTATTCAGCACCTACCCGCCTTTCTTTGGTTTTTTGAATAGAGGCGCTCTTATTTTCTTAGCCATGTATGCCTTAGGCATTATTGCCTCATTGTTTTCAGCATATGTATTGTCAAAAATTATTAAGAGTTCTCACAAGCAGGGACTTTCTATCGAATTACCTCCTTACCGTATGCCTCAACTTTCTTCATTGATAAAACGAGTGGTAGAGCGTATCCACTTATTTGTACGAGATGTAGGAAGCGTTATTTTAGCCTCTACCATTCTCATTTGGGCTTTATTTCACTTTGAGCCTCACCATCCGCCTCTGCCAGAAAATTCTGTGGCAGAACTAAGTACCACAAAGGTAAAATTCGAAAATAGTTACGCAGGATTAATTGGCAAAACTATGGAACCACTCGTTACTCCCATGGGGCTCGACTGGCAGGTGAGCATTGGTATTTTGGCAAGTTTTTTGGCAAGAGAGGTCTTTGTTTCCACTATGGCCGTGGTGTATGGCTTGCAAAATGAAGAAGACAACAACCTCAAAAATGCATTTAAAAAAAATATCACCCCATTATCTGGTTTTTGCCTATTGGTTTTCTTTACCTTATCTATGCAATGTATCAGCACTTTAGCCACGACCCACAGAGAAACCGGTTCATTGGTTTGGACCTTGCTACAATTCCTACTGATGACAGGTTCTGCCTATCTATTAGCGCTACTAAGTTATGCGATTGGCAATCTTTTTTAG
- a CDS encoding DUF3788 family protein, whose translation MAKSPLKDKDFIPDDASLSAILGNRWPRYQETVKALEERKLYPEMYWYGPSSGWAPRFCIGEVTVCGIYLAQNPLMGLVGVGDKVGSYLDKDDKLSPRARALYEMTPKKGPLRWIEAQLATRGDLEAFLSLVDGKLRALAKEGVKPKDGPPPPRIKKRDPGPAKAPGKPGRKPLKIAPPKELPTQMGPPKQFSLSVILKGGRG comes from the coding sequence ATGGCAAAAAGCCCACTTAAAGATAAAGACTTCATTCCTGACGATGCCTCTTTATCCGCAATTTTAGGCAATCGTTGGCCCCGTTACCAAGAAACGGTCAAAGCTTTAGAAGAAAGAAAACTCTATCCAGAAATGTACTGGTATGGACCTTCAAGTGGCTGGGCTCCAAGGTTTTGCATTGGCGAAGTAACCGTATGCGGAATTTATTTGGCTCAAAACCCATTGATGGGACTTGTTGGTGTTGGAGATAAAGTCGGCAGCTACCTTGATAAGGACGACAAACTTTCTCCTCGAGCGCGAGCGCTCTACGAAATGACACCCAAAAAAGGTCCTCTGCGCTGGATAGAAGCCCAACTTGCCACTCGAGGCGACCTAGAGGCTTTTCTATCACTCGTAGACGGAAAGCTCAGAGCGCTTGCTAAAGAAGGAGTAAAACCAAAAGATGGCCCCCCTCCTCCGCGCATCAAAAAACGCGATCCTGGGCCTGCAAAGGCGCCTGGCAAACCAGGACGCAAGCCATTAAAAATTGCTCCCCCAAAAGAGCTCCCTACACAGATGGGGCCTCCAAAGCAATTTTCTCTCAGTGTTATTTTAAAAGGAGGAAGAGGTTGA